From Catenulispora sp. GP43, one genomic window encodes:
- a CDS encoding M48 family metallopeptidase yields the protein MDIAADDLNPEHDFTPEQIGRARAYKHDVRPLRLASTLLGLAVPLLLGLTPAGAGLVEAAGDLGGGGWVATALLGSVALSLLGLVIRIPLSMWGETVSRRWGLSKRGWGLFAADTAKGFVIGAVLTAAAVIAFYALLRNGGGAWWVWAALAAAVLAVLGSFIMPVLIEPLFNKFKPLPEGPLRDRLMALVEQSGVPVRDILVSDSSKRTTAANAYVSGFGKTRRLVVWDTTTDSLDTDEVAAIAAHELGHAARRDVLVGTVFAAVGAALGVVVLAAALHWSPLLDAAGVAHAADPRSQALVRAVLVVIGLVGEPWGLAYSRYIEARADGYALDLFRDPDTIVRMERALVVQNIADLEPRRWEVLLRYTHPPIPDRIAHARRWAAETGVPIPKSL from the coding sequence GTGGATATCGCCGCCGACGACCTCAACCCCGAGCACGACTTCACCCCCGAGCAGATCGGGCGCGCCCGCGCCTACAAGCACGACGTCCGCCCCCTGCGCCTGGCCTCGACCCTCCTCGGCCTGGCCGTCCCGCTGCTCCTCGGCCTGACGCCGGCCGGCGCGGGCCTGGTCGAGGCGGCCGGCGACCTCGGCGGCGGCGGGTGGGTGGCCACGGCGCTGCTCGGCAGCGTCGCGCTGTCGCTGCTCGGGCTGGTCATCCGCATCCCGCTGAGTATGTGGGGCGAGACCGTCAGCCGCCGCTGGGGCCTGTCCAAGCGCGGCTGGGGCCTGTTCGCCGCCGACACCGCCAAGGGGTTCGTCATCGGCGCGGTCCTCACCGCGGCTGCGGTCATCGCGTTCTACGCGCTCCTGCGCAATGGCGGCGGTGCCTGGTGGGTCTGGGCGGCGCTGGCCGCCGCGGTGCTCGCGGTGCTCGGCTCCTTCATCATGCCGGTGCTGATCGAGCCGTTGTTCAACAAGTTCAAGCCGCTGCCCGAGGGCCCGCTACGCGATCGGCTGATGGCGCTCGTCGAGCAGTCCGGCGTGCCGGTCAGGGACATCCTGGTCAGCGACAGCTCCAAGCGCACCACGGCCGCCAACGCCTACGTCTCCGGCTTCGGCAAGACCCGCCGTCTGGTCGTCTGGGACACCACCACCGACAGCCTGGACACCGACGAGGTCGCCGCGATCGCCGCCCACGAACTCGGCCACGCCGCCCGGCGCGACGTGCTGGTCGGCACCGTCTTCGCGGCGGTCGGGGCGGCGCTGGGCGTCGTGGTCCTGGCCGCGGCGCTGCACTGGTCGCCGCTGCTGGACGCCGCCGGGGTGGCGCACGCCGCCGACCCGCGCTCGCAGGCCCTGGTCCGGGCCGTGCTGGTGGTGATCGGGCTGGTCGGCGAGCCGTGGGGACTGGCCTACAGCCGCTACATCGAGGCCCGAGCCGACGGCTACGCCCTGGACCTGTTCCGCGATCCCGACACCATCGTGCGCATGGAACGTGCCCTGGTCGTCCAGAACATCGCCGACCTGGAACCCCGCCGCTGGGAGGTCCTCCTGCGCTACACCCACCCGCCGATCCCCGACCGCATCGCCCACGCACGGCGCTGGGCTGCGGAAACAGGGGTGCCTATTCCTAAGTCCCTCTAA
- a CDS encoding uridine kinase, with product MRAEPISPERLASRIANLVAAHEPERHRNKDAWTRLAIDGAPGSGTAEVAAAVERVLVGDGRPTLRISTGDFLRPRSLRLEHGREDPDVFYAEWLDLNGLRREVFGPLEPGGSGRVLPTLWNAERDRASRAEYVELPPGGVLIVEGTFLMGIGLPFDVEVHLWLSRGALKRRTPEDRAWTLPAYARYDAEADPSRAASLTARMDDPRHPALLFV from the coding sequence ATGCGTGCGGAGCCCATTTCCCCGGAGCGGCTGGCCTCGCGGATCGCGAACCTGGTGGCCGCGCACGAGCCGGAGCGGCATCGGAACAAGGATGCCTGGACCCGGCTGGCGATCGACGGCGCGCCGGGGTCGGGCACGGCGGAGGTGGCGGCGGCGGTCGAGCGGGTGCTGGTCGGCGACGGCCGGCCGACGCTGCGGATCTCCACCGGTGACTTCCTGCGGCCGCGGTCGCTGCGGCTGGAGCACGGCCGCGAGGACCCGGACGTCTTCTATGCCGAGTGGCTGGACCTCAACGGTTTGAGGCGGGAGGTGTTCGGTCCGCTCGAGCCGGGCGGTTCCGGGCGGGTCCTCCCCACGCTGTGGAACGCCGAACGCGATCGGGCCAGCCGGGCCGAGTACGTCGAGCTGCCGCCGGGCGGGGTGCTGATCGTCGAGGGCACGTTCCTGATGGGGATCGGGCTGCCCTTCGACGTGGAGGTGCATCTATGGCTCTCGCGCGGGGCGCTGAAGCGGCGCACGCCCGAGGATCGGGCGTGGACGCTGCCCGCGTACGCGCGGTACGACGCCGAGGCCGATCCATCGCGTGCCGCGTCCCTGACGGCACGGATGGACGACCCTCGGCATCCGGCTCTGCTGTTCGTCTGA
- a CDS encoding DUF1707 domain-containing protein — MVDDLENRASGDKRQRMRVSDSERQAVVEVLKQALDDGRLRMDEYVERMEKAYEAVTIGDLELLHDDLPEGGRPAPVGTIGTVGTFGTAAPSFAPAPPPPPPPPPPPPAYSPPAPQPVYVVPTPAPPPTPHPGIRGAYVDLPGGLKVLWTILFAAVAINVVVWVLVGVTTASFPYPWPLWVAGPAGAALFGISAPVLQSRRARWERQRRQLPPRG; from the coding sequence ATGGTTGACGACCTCGAGAACCGCGCGAGCGGTGACAAGCGGCAGCGCATGCGCGTCTCGGACTCCGAGCGGCAGGCCGTCGTCGAGGTGCTGAAGCAGGCGCTGGACGACGGCCGGCTGAGGATGGACGAGTACGTCGAGCGCATGGAGAAGGCGTACGAGGCCGTCACCATCGGCGATCTGGAGCTGCTGCACGACGACCTGCCCGAGGGCGGCCGGCCCGCCCCGGTCGGCACGATCGGCACGGTCGGCACGTTCGGCACGGCGGCTCCGTCCTTCGCGCCGGCTCCGCCGCCCCCGCCGCCGCCCCCGCCGCCGCCCCCGGCCTACTCGCCGCCGGCCCCGCAGCCCGTGTACGTCGTGCCCACGCCCGCCCCGCCGCCGACCCCGCACCCGGGCATCCGGGGCGCGTACGTCGATCTGCCGGGCGGGCTGAAGGTGCTGTGGACGATCCTGTTCGCCGCGGTCGCCATCAACGTGGTGGTGTGGGTGCTGGTCGGCGTCACCACGGCGTCGTTCCCGTATCCGTGGCCGCTGTGGGTCGCCGGGCCCGCGGGCGCGGCGCTGTTCGGCATCTCGGCGCCGGTGCTGCAGTCGCGGCGGGCGCGCTGGGAGCGGCAGCGGCGCCAGCTGCCGCCTAGGGGCTGA
- a CDS encoding ADP-ribosylglycohydrolase family protein produces the protein MSDVHDTGDRSAAFASLRGLALGDSFGERWFFHRRQKAIEMVQHRTTPEDKPWQWTDDTAMALALVRVLTEQGTIDQQDLAESFADIYAEDPYRNFGSGMHQLLPKLREDPGNWATYARTLFGGEGSLGNGAAMRAAPLGAWFRHDPEQAVAQAVLSAEVTHAHPEGIAGGVAVAAAAALAAGPSDTDEVPDPHAFLAATADLTPAGVIRDGLLRAADLAPETSVPEAAAILGSGKRIRASDTVPFAVWTAAHHLDDLTDALWTTAAGFGDVDTTCAITGGIVAARTGLRGVSARWLELAEELPEWVE, from the coding sequence ATGTCCGACGTCCACGACACAGGGGATCGCTCCGCCGCCTTCGCCAGCCTGCGCGGATTGGCACTCGGCGACAGCTTCGGGGAGCGCTGGTTCTTCCACCGGCGACAGAAGGCGATCGAGATGGTCCAGCACCGGACGACGCCCGAGGACAAGCCGTGGCAGTGGACGGACGACACGGCCATGGCGCTCGCGCTGGTCCGCGTGCTGACGGAACAGGGGACGATCGATCAGCAGGACCTCGCGGAGTCGTTCGCGGATATCTACGCAGAGGATCCCTACCGGAACTTCGGGAGCGGCATGCACCAGCTGCTGCCGAAGCTTCGCGAAGACCCGGGGAACTGGGCCACGTACGCGCGGACCCTTTTCGGCGGCGAGGGAAGCCTGGGAAACGGGGCGGCGATGCGCGCGGCCCCGCTGGGGGCGTGGTTCCGGCACGATCCGGAGCAGGCCGTCGCACAGGCGGTGCTGTCCGCCGAGGTCACCCATGCCCACCCCGAGGGGATCGCCGGCGGGGTGGCGGTCGCGGCAGCAGCGGCGCTGGCCGCGGGACCTTCGGACACTGACGAGGTCCCAGACCCGCACGCCTTCCTGGCGGCGACCGCGGACCTGACGCCGGCCGGCGTGATCCGCGACGGCCTGCTCCGGGCCGCCGACCTCGCGCCGGAGACCTCGGTGCCCGAAGCCGCCGCCATCCTCGGCAGCGGCAAGCGGATCCGCGCGAGCGACACGGTGCCCTTCGCCGTCTGGACCGCGGCGCACCACCTCGACGACCTGACCGACGCGCTGTGGACCACCGCCGCGGGCTTCGGCGACGTCGACACCACCTGCGCCATCACCGGCGGGATCGTCGCGGCGCGCACCGGGCTGCGCGGGGTGTCGGCGCGGTGGCTGGAGCTCGCGGAGGAACTGCCGGAGTGGGTGGAGTAG
- a CDS encoding alpha/beta hydrolase family protein, translating to MALHRRISITAVLALAATIATTGAAVAATATPLPAAAHAAVAGAAGTAAKPAAAAFQGALPAPTGRFAAGEDVIHLTDFSRPDPWVPSAGPRQLTVSMFYPAVAGTGTQAPYMTLAEAAGFIQYRVPPNTGITAQELSDVTTHAYTGARAVHGKYPLVVLSPGFENPRTTLTSLATELAGHGYVVALVGHTYEDSGETLANGQTPSCAICDGSSPTAPSPDTITASRQKDVSFVIDQLTHRGGCAWRLSDLIDKHSIGMAGHSIGGAATVDTMIADPRVLAGVNLDGTFFPVPGAGQIKRPYLMMSHGTDDPTWIQTYANLGGYKRWLDVVGSNHATFTDIPVLAQEAGITPPTSIDPLRGTVITREYVTAFFDQSLKGIHQPLLDGPTPGNPDVLFQQ from the coding sequence ATGGCACTTCATCGTCGAATCAGCATCACCGCGGTCCTGGCTCTGGCCGCGACCATCGCCACGACCGGCGCCGCGGTGGCCGCCACCGCCACCCCGCTGCCCGCCGCCGCGCACGCGGCCGTCGCCGGCGCGGCGGGCACCGCCGCCAAGCCGGCCGCCGCCGCGTTCCAGGGCGCGCTGCCCGCCCCGACCGGGCGCTTCGCCGCGGGCGAGGACGTCATCCACCTCACCGACTTCAGCCGGCCCGACCCGTGGGTGCCCTCGGCCGGTCCGCGCCAGCTCACCGTGTCCATGTTCTATCCGGCGGTGGCCGGGACCGGGACGCAGGCCCCTTACATGACGCTCGCCGAGGCCGCCGGCTTCATCCAGTACCGGGTGCCGCCGAACACCGGCATCACCGCGCAGGAGCTGTCCGACGTCACCACGCACGCCTACACCGGCGCGCGGGCCGTGCACGGCAAGTACCCGCTCGTGGTGCTCTCCCCCGGCTTCGAGAATCCGCGCACGACGCTCACCTCGCTGGCCACCGAGCTGGCCGGCCACGGGTACGTCGTGGCGCTCGTCGGCCACACCTACGAGGACAGCGGTGAGACGCTCGCGAACGGCCAGACGCCGTCCTGCGCGATCTGCGACGGCAGCAGCCCGACCGCGCCGAGCCCGGACACCATCACCGCCAGCCGCCAGAAGGACGTCTCCTTCGTCATCGACCAGCTGACCCACCGCGGCGGCTGCGCGTGGCGCCTGAGCGACCTGATCGACAAGCACAGCATCGGCATGGCCGGGCACTCGATCGGCGGCGCGGCCACCGTGGACACGATGATCGCCGATCCCCGGGTGCTCGCCGGGGTGAACCTGGACGGCACCTTCTTCCCGGTGCCGGGGGCCGGCCAGATCAAGCGCCCGTATCTGATGATGAGCCACGGGACCGACGATCCGACATGGATCCAGACCTACGCGAACCTCGGCGGCTACAAGCGGTGGCTGGACGTCGTGGGCTCCAACCACGCCACGTTCACCGACATCCCAGTGCTCGCCCAGGAAGCCGGAATCACCCCGCCGACCAGTATCGATCCGCTGCGCGGCACCGTGATCACGCGGGAGTACGTCACCGCGTTCTTCGACCAGTCACTGAAGGGGATCCACCAGCCGCTGCTCGACGGCCCCACGCCGGGCAACCCCGACGTGCTCTTCCAGCAGTAG
- a CDS encoding NTP transferase domain-containing protein: MSTDPPVNTHPHSRRQLPGRYGPSAVVGVVLAAGAATRFGGGKAVARFQGERLVDRAVATLTAGGCDRVLVVVGALDVGAVHHAILVLNSDWDTGMGSSLRAGLSAARDAGAVVVTLVDQPLIGAEAVRRVIEAWRGGAPIAVATYEGRRAHPVLFGREAVTAVLPTLTGDAGARAFLAERDDVVAVDCTGTGRPDDVDTVEALRRLSP, encoded by the coding sequence ATGAGTACAGATCCACCGGTGAACACCCATCCTCATTCCCGCAGGCAGCTGCCCGGCCGGTACGGACCGTCCGCCGTCGTCGGCGTGGTCCTGGCCGCCGGCGCCGCGACCCGCTTCGGCGGCGGCAAAGCCGTCGCGCGCTTCCAGGGCGAGCGCCTGGTGGACCGGGCCGTGGCGACCCTCACCGCCGGCGGTTGCGATCGCGTGCTGGTGGTGGTCGGCGCGCTGGACGTCGGCGCCGTGCACCACGCGATCCTCGTCCTCAACTCGGACTGGGACACCGGCATGGGCAGTTCGCTGCGCGCCGGGCTGTCCGCGGCGCGCGATGCCGGGGCCGTCGTGGTGACGCTCGTGGACCAGCCGCTCATCGGCGCCGAGGCCGTGCGGCGTGTCATCGAGGCCTGGCGCGGCGGCGCACCGATCGCCGTCGCGACGTATGAAGGCCGCCGCGCACACCCGGTCCTGTTCGGACGCGAAGCCGTCACCGCCGTGCTCCCCACGCTGACCGGCGACGCCGGGGCGCGCGCGTTCCTCGCCGAACGCGACGACGTCGTCGCCGTGGACTGCACCGGAACCGGCCGTCCCGACGACGTCGACACCGTCGAGGCGCTGCGGCGCCTCAGCCCCTAG
- a CDS encoding SHOCT domain-containing protein, with translation MDPRYYVGGRHFHEGLGWGGWLLWVLFMIALWALVIMAVVWLVRSFTHRGSMTAQRPAQAYGGTGTVSAEQILAERFAHGQIDENEYRARLGVLRGDRPMAAQAAPPASPAAPAPPPAPPAAPPTPPAPPPAAPEQQTPPE, from the coding sequence ATGGATCCCCGTTACTACGTTGGCGGGCGCCATTTCCACGAGGGCCTCGGATGGGGAGGGTGGCTGCTCTGGGTGCTGTTCATGATCGCACTCTGGGCGCTGGTCATCATGGCGGTCGTGTGGTTGGTGCGCAGCTTCACGCACCGCGGATCGATGACGGCACAGCGCCCGGCCCAGGCGTACGGCGGGACGGGGACGGTCTCCGCCGAGCAGATCCTGGCAGAGCGGTTCGCCCATGGTCAGATCGACGAGAACGAGTACCGAGCTCGGCTCGGGGTGTTGCGAGGGGACCGGCCGATGGCGGCGCAAGCCGCGCCACCGGCTTCACCAGCTGCACCGGCACCACCGCCGGCACCGCCGGCAGCACCACCGACGCCGCCGGCACCTCCGCCGGCAGCGCCGGAGCAGCAGACTCCGCCGGAGTGA